In Corylus avellana chromosome ca8, CavTom2PMs-1.0, the genomic stretch GGGGCGTCGTATGCTCTGAAAAgttggagaatgggttaaaactACTTTTCAGGATGTCAACGTACATACTATACTATGGGGCGTATGTACTCACTAAAGACAGGAGCGTACGTACGGGTGGTCTCCTGTTAAGAACTGATAAAAATCAAAGTTCCCATAAatggcgccaaactgttgatgacAGTTTTCCATGGAGTGACACTGCACAAAATCCGAGGAGTCGTTGATCTATAAAAAGAGGAAAGTTAGGATAAGAGCTGCCAAGGTGTGCCGGCGGGGGATAGTTCCGATGCCTAAATCagtatttgatttgagagagggagagcaaGTAAGCAATAAGAGAGCTCGAGAGATTTGTGATTACCAAATTATAAACTGgagcttcccttttataggcatcaggtAGCGGTTGTCGTTCCCCGATTCTCGGCCCCATGTTCCCGAGGATCCACTGTGCGCTATGTGTGGCGAAGTGGATCAAGGGTTATGGGCTACTCCACGATTATGAGATCGTGGGTTTGGTGGGTGGCTTAACTACGCTTATGCTGGACATGGGCTCCCGAGTTATCCTCGGGTACACGTGTCTCGATTTGGCGCTGACAGCTGGACCATGTTTTGGTGAACGTGGGACTTTGCTTGGGAGCTGGGAATGCACCACGTTTATTAGTGAACGTGGGGTTTCCTACATTTGCTGAAAGACCATTGTACTCTCGGTGAAAGGACTATTATACTATCGGTGGGTTGGCCATGGTTCGGTTTGGGCCGACTATATCTCGGTCTGGTCCTATCTTTAGTGGACTTGCACATTGGACCACGCCTAGAGGTCTGGTGGGCTTAAAGTTGCCGATCAATCACCCAACAAATTGTAAACCATAAATTCGGGCCATTCCGCGAGACTTTCCCTACACCTACACGGAATCGAATGGGAGCGAGGCATAATAGGGAACGTAAATCTCTAGAAATTGTAAGTCCATACAAGGCAACCTGCAAAATATCCGACCCAAATCGAACAAGAGGGTAAAAGTTTACGCGATCTACCATGTATTCCAGTCTCACATGAGCTGAGAACCAAGGTTTAAGGATATGGCGACCAACGTTAGAGAAGCCCGAAGGAGAAAGATCATGGAGCGAGGAGCCGACCGTTTAGCCCTCATATCGGGTCGGATCCAAACACTCCCTCCTTCTCTTGACGAGAATACAACAAACGCAGCCTCAGACCCATCATCCCAGCCTTTGCTTTCCAATGATCAGGATCTCCAACCTCAGGTCTCCAATCAAACCACTGGTAcgccctctctctttctctctatacTTTGTTTGTTTTGGATGAAAACTTTTCTTGGTAAAACGTTTTCTCGGGAAAGCAGATTGATTGTATTCTGCAAGTTTAGTAAAAGGGCATTGGAATGATGAGTTCATCCAGAAAGAGGAGTTCATCCAGAAAGAGGAGTTCATCAAAAAGTTTTATGGGATTTGTTGTTCTTGGTATATGTTATGTAATTATGATGTTGTAATTGACTTGTATGCTGTCCTACGCACTGTTAATTACTTGATTGATAGGCTCACATTGGATACCCGCGTGAaagatttggattgattttttaatgGCTATTTATGGCATTTTAAGTGCACGAATTATAGCTTGTGTATGATATGATAATTTTACCCAAAATTCTCTACATAAGTACTTCATCAAGTTCCCATTTTAAagaatttattcaaaattgaaGAAAGGTTATGTCATAAATAGGATGTTTAGTATGGGTGGGCTGTTTTACTGGATGGATGTTTGATATGGTGGACCTTGGGTTTTTCTTCATGTTGGCATGTCCACATTGGAAACCTAATGATTTACATGTGATGTTAATGTGGGGTGCATCTGAAGGATTTTTATGGTTGTTTGGAGTTCTATTCACATATAAAGTTATGGCTGTTAGGGGTGGGTAATATATAAATAGGCTTCTAGTTAGGTTACAAATTCATACTTAAGTGAATGAGCCGTGGGAAACAAGGATCAAAGGACACAAATTTAGTGTATTAGTCAATAAGCTTGCCTAGAGCTCTAATCGGACTAAATTTGCGGCAGCACTTTTGGATATGGTATCAAGTTACAAATGACTCGGTTCTTGGAAACAGCGTAACAGTATGCGAGTTTGTATGTGTCCCAAATCTtgccaaataaaatataatgaaccAAGTACACAAATTAAGATGTCATGCTTTTACTTCTGTGACATTCATAGTTTTCATCAGTAAATTATTGCTAAGTTTCATCATGGAAACCTGAAGGGTTAACTCTATTGTCTCAGCTTCACCTAACTGGATCAACCCAAAGAGCCATGGTGCAGTGGACTCTCTTCTGTGActtgtttgtttttatgaagTTCTGCTATTCTGTGTAAATggaatttgaaaaattatatttatcacTCCATGCTCATGGGTCCCATGTTCTGCAGTTTCTCCTCAAGGAGAGGATGAAGCACCTGGTTCTTTGTTGCTGGAACGTGATGCCATCTCTAATGCCAGTCAGACTAATGCTTATGACGGTGGAAGCGATCTGCCACCTTCCTTAAACGAATCTGAGACGTGCATTGAAGCCTTAAGAACCCTTGCTGCCCCTGCTGCAGAAGTCAATGGCAAAGTGCAGCCAACTCTGGTCCCATCAATCGATCAAAATTCATCTGCTTCTACTTTGGCCTCAGAACAACATCTACAGCAACAAATACAGCGACATAGATTTTTCACTCCAAAGCAAATAACTTCTGCCATTGCAGCATCAGAGAATGTCCGCCTTTTGTCTTCTGTAACTGTAGCCCTTATAGTTGTATTATCATATCTAGGATTTCCGTTGCTAGGTACCTACATCATAAAGAGCATAAAAAGCTTTAGGCCGCTCTATCTGCTTTTGCTAACCAATGTGACGGTTGTGCTTGCACAACTTCTTTTTGGCAAACAAAGAGGTTTTCAAAGGCTTGCCATAGATGAAAATGAAACTAGTCAACTAAATGGATATGGTTGGGCTGAACAAGTAAGCCGGACTTTGGAGACAGGTCTGGTGATGCAGAAGGCATTTGATGCAGTGTTCATGGATTGCAGTGTCTATGCAGTAACTGTAATATGTGGCCTCTCCCTCGCACATTTGTTCAGCTAATCAGCTggtatatttttgtttgtttacttTCGTTTCGACCAGTTCATATCTTGTATGAATTCATCGTGGATGAAATTGGCCAACCTTTCCTAGAACAATTTATCCTTTGTGCACAACTTTCATTCTGTTTACTTGCCATTGCGATTCTTTTTGTGTATGAATGCATCTTTAAAGAGTGAAGATATAGGTTGGCATACTGTTTTTAGGACAGTGGATTATACGTGGTAAATTTGATGCTGGGGTTGTTGTGGCCTTTAAAAACTGAAAAAGTATTTTGCATGCTGATCTGCTGTTCATTTATGGGCATTAGGAAATCATACATGTATGAAATCACAGTTTTCTTAAGAACTGAATTGTGGTGCACTTGATATTAGGGTATCATCTTTAACTGGTAATTGGAATGTTTCCTTACAGTTTAGTTTGAAAGTTGCTTTCATAGAGCTGGAGAACATAACTCGCCTATGGGTGAGACAACAGCAACCTAGCCCTTTGATTGCATAAGCTAATAGCAAAATCGCCTATCAGGTTGACTGGATGAGTATTTTCATACATCATATAGTTTGCtaattttggtaatttggttCAGAGTGTTCCATCTGGTTGGTATTTGAAAGTTGTGCATACTTTCTCTTCATTAGATTAAATGGTCAGAGCAAAATTCCATCTGAAAGGGAGTAAAGGCAAAGGAAGGAACTGTGTAGGCTTTTGTATTTCCCACAAGTTCAACCGGATTGATCCCACTTTCGGTTTGGTTCATTCTTTTGAACTGCTGTCAATTGAGTTCAACTGAATTGGGTAGAATGGGTCAGTTCACTGGTTGGATCgatttaattttatcaaattaatcttttttaaaaataaaaaataaaaaattatatttcacatttcataatttttttaaatacccaattaatcttttatttcttgtatCAAAATATAAGATTtgcaatatttaattcatacaTCACATTGGTTTGTATATTCATAGTATCTTCTCCTATAtctaatatgaaaaaatgtatttCTGATCAAACTGGGTGAACCATCAATTTAGCCTCATCAACCACAAACAAAAACCAGATCATTTTGATTGAGGCACAGCAAATAAGATACTTGAATTACACAAATGTTGATTTTAACACAAATGTTGACTTATATCCTCCACTGCAACTTCTAGCATACCCTCGGTTCTGTCATGATGCAAAGCTAGCAGCTCTAGCATCCAAAAGATATCTTTTGAAAATGCTTTTGAATCATCGCCTGATACAAATTCTTGAACCACATTGTTAACCTCAATCAAGCTGCATCCTGGcgttttcttcatcttcttgctTCTTATGAGTTTCCTCATCCTTGACACGCCCTCCCACTTCCCAAGATCTGCATAAATATTAGAAAGCAACACATAGTTCCCTGTGTCATCTGGTTCATACTCCAGAAGGTGCTCCATAGCAATAACAGCGATCTCAAGATTGCAATGATTCCTGCAAGAACTTAACAAAGAGCCCCATATCTTCGAATCTGGCTTCATTGGCATCTTCTTTATTGTGTCGAGAGCCGGAACAAGGCACCCTGAGCGACCAAGAATATCGACTAAACAACCATAGTGTTCAATTTCCGGCTCTATATGATAGTCTTTTCTCATGGAGTCAAAGTACTTCAGTCCCTCATCCCACAAACCAGCGTGGGTGCAGGCTGATAAAATACCAAGAAAAGTAATTCCATTGGGTTGAACCTTCGCTCTCTGCATATCTTGGAAGAGTTTAATTGCTTCGCGAGCTTTCCCATGATTTGCTAGCCCTCCAATCATGGTACTCCAAGATATCACGTCCCTGTCAACCATTTTATCAAACAACTGCCATGCTTGATCAATGCAACCACATTTGGCGTACATCTCAATCAGGGCATTACAAATGTTAGTCTTGCACGAAAAGCCATTTTTGTCTGCGTACATGTGAATCCATTTCCCAACCTCAAGAGCTCCAAGCTGTGCACATGCCGGCAAAACTGACACAATACTAATCTCATCAGGCTCAATTCCTACCACTTGCATTTGGTGAAAAACATCCAAAGCATCCACATAGCACCCGATTCGAGCACACCCCGAAATCATCGTTGTCCAAGAGACAATAGTCTTGTTTGGCATATCCTCAAACATTGCTCTTGCCTTTCTCATCTGTCCCAACCTAACATGCCCAGAAAGCATACTATTCCAAGAAATTGCATTTCTTTCAGTCATGTCCTCAAACACTTTGTGTGCGTCTGTCAAATTGTCACATTTGGTATACATGTCTATTAGTGCATTCTCTATTATCAAATGCGACTTCGGCCCAAACTTACACAACTGGGCATGAACCTGCTGGCCCAGAAAGTGACACAAAAGCCCTGCACAGCACTTTATCACAAATGGGAAGGTGAATTTATCTGGAAAAATGGGATTTTCAGCTTGC encodes the following:
- the LOC132189840 gene encoding uncharacterized protein LOC132189840, with product MATNVREARRRKIMERGADRLALISGRIQTLPPSLDENTTNAASDPSSQPLLSNDQDLQPQVSNQTTVSPQGEDEAPGSLLLERDAISNASQTNAYDGGSDLPPSLNESETCIEALRTLAAPAAEVNGKVQPTLVPSIDQNSSASTLASEQHLQQQIQRHRFFTPKQITSAIAASENVRLLSSVTVALIVVLSYLGFPLLGTYIIKSIKSFRPLYLLLLTNVTVVLAQLLFGKQRGFQRLAIDENETSQLNGYGWAEQVSRTLETGLVMQKAFDAVFMDCSVYAVTVICGLSLAHLFS
- the LOC132189710 gene encoding pentatricopeptide repeat-containing protein At2g20540, coding for MGTRTSAFVIRELEDLFVPVLRNCVNMEGLKKIHAPIVKLSLSQSNFLLTKMVDVCDSNGNMEYASLLFNQVVEPNGFLYNAMIRAYTHNHKFSVAVVLYKKMLRHPQAENPIFPDKFTFPFVIKCCAGLLCHFLGQQVHAQLCKFGPKSHLIIENALIDMYTKCDNLTDAHKVFEDMTERNAISWNSMLSGHVRLGQMRKARAMFEDMPNKTIVSWTTMISGCARIGCYVDALDVFHQMQVVGIEPDEISIVSVLPACAQLGALEVGKWIHMYADKNGFSCKTNICNALIEMYAKCGCIDQAWQLFDKMVDRDVISWSTMIGGLANHGKAREAIKLFQDMQRAKVQPNGITFLGILSACTHAGLWDEGLKYFDSMRKDYHIEPEIEHYGCLVDILGRSGCLVPALDTIKKMPMKPDSKIWGSLLSSCRNHCNLEIAVIAMEHLLEYEPDDTGNYVLLSNIYADLGKWEGVSRMRKLIRSKKMKKTPGCSLIEVNNVVQEFVSGDDSKAFSKDIFWMLELLALHHDRTEGMLEVAVEDISQHLC